A stretch of DNA from Enoplosus armatus isolate fEnoArm2 chromosome 15, fEnoArm2.hap1, whole genome shotgun sequence:
GTGCTTTCAAAGGTTAACTCCGGAGAGATCTGAATGCAGCAGTGACACATCACGTTTGTACAAATGTTCATTGAGGGAAAATATTGTAGCTTAGACCACATTGGCTTAAAACTTTCAGTTCTAATCACATTCTTCAGTTTATTTAAGACATTGATGACTGTTACGTTCAGTCGTTATCTTCAAGTCCCCAAATAGGTAATCTAGTGAAGGCACTTTGTCTTAACACGTGATTACGAGGCAGGTGTAACTTTGAACTGGAGACGCCAACATCCCCGTCATGGGTTAATTTACTCACTCAAAAAGTTGCTCTATTCTAATATTATGCGTTGAATACTGTCCCAGAACATCCTCACGCATGTTCTGTTATCCTGTTGGTGAGACGCTGGTGTTAGGCCACCTTGGTGAGCTGTAGATCTCCAAAGACTCGTAAGGCAGTTAGGGAGGCGAGCTTGGAGAGCCGGTGGCTGAATCCGCACAGAGGCTGTCCGTCGACCAAGATACGAAACTGCTGGTGCTCACAGACTATCTCCATCTAAGAGTCAGAGGGGAGGTAGATGcagtttttttacatttaaagctgcatatttatttttattcaaaaacacatgctgtaaatcgtaaacagagaagagaagagcgTCCCATTCATATTAAATGAGAAGTCACACATTTGCCAGCAGGGTATGAAGGGTGATGGGTGAAATATTTACACAGTAAAAGTTGATCACaacttaaaggccctgaaaacacatttcctcaatCAATTTCTCACTATGAGCGAGGTGGTCCGACGTGAACACACACTTTTGATTATTTGTcttgagagatttctgtatttgtgggtttttttttctgtacttaTTCACTAGTTGTGAATAACtgatgttatagagaaatactgAAGATTTGAAACCACACTTTAAGGGGCAAAATCTACTGTATAGAAGTGCCTTGTACAGAGCAGCGAGGTAATGCTCTGTTCAGGGTAATTAAACTCAATCATAATGGATAATCTTGATCTTTTATTAcgtctttctgtccttctgcGGGTGAAGGGCTAGTGGGgattatttaaatgttaagataaacaaaaaagaaagaagtacTTGCACTGACCAACAGGAGGAACTCCAGCAATTCTCCAGTAAAACTATTGTCTGCAGTCTAAGATCATGCAGAGATCAGAGTGGAAAATAAAGGCATGAAAGCTATCGATCAGCTTCGCTTTTGCCCGTAATGGTGAGTTCAcacaaaggtcagaggtcatacACGTACCTTGAAGGATTCTCCAggtgcaaaaggaaaaaaagagagggtaTTTTCAGCTGGGCCCCACTTTCCAGCCAGGCGGGCGTTTCGTTGGACGGCTTTATCCATGAAGTTCACCTTTAACTGAAGTCCCACGTCGCCCTCTGCGTCCTCCTCCTGAGGCTTACTGGACAGAGTCACCTCGATGCTGTTCAAAGACACGGAGAGATCAGGGACTGACAAAGACCGACCTGCAGCgctggaatgtaactaagtacatttacccaAGTACTGTACGAatgtgaggtacttgtactacACTATTTTCTTCTCGTGCcgctttatacttctactgcactacatttcagagggaaatattgtactttttactccactacatttatttgacaactttagttactttacaaattaagatgtttgcacacaaaacatacatttacttgtaatggagtatttttacagtgtggtaagTAATGGATCcgaatacttcctccaccactgctgacttgcagcttttctgtctctctgcctttcactcttttcttctGATGGAAACGACTGAGTTATAAACCTGTTTAGATTCTTTGGAGAACAGTGACATCTTCTGGTCTTTGTGACAACTGTAACGTAGTAATGAGGCATTTAATGAAGAAGACTGAATAATAAATTACCTTGATAATtgataatctaatctaatttgcACCcaattttcagtggtggaaaataactaagtacatttacttaagtacaattttgaggcacttgtactttccatttccattttatgctacttcgtctactccactacattttggaggaaaatgtgtactttttactccactatatttatctCACAGATattgttactttgcagattaaaaacatcagtttatagaatatgatgcagtGCTATACATTAAACTATCCTAaattatataaagtagttaaaattagctcaacATCTACCAGCTACTACATTAAGGAATtgattacatgttaatgcatcaataataactATCCAATgataacaacacaacactgacagaggccattctgcataataagtacttttaagtttgatactttaaatacataatCTTCCCATTACTTTTGCACTTTTACTGAACTAACATTTTGGTTCcaggacttttacttaaggatcatgttaaatgaaatataacggaaataagatgaaaatgaaaagctctAAAATAACCTCTGGCATGTTACATTCAGTGTCTTGGAAAAGTGTCCTTTGAGAGCTTTTGTCCTTAAAACCTTCCTAATGTTTCTGCTGCTAAAAATAAGTTtcttgacataaaaaaaaagttctgcatcacagtttattttttgcacagcatgttttttttttgtgtgtggccTAATTTTCGTCCTTTACTGGACATTATTGAGGACCGGATGAATAAATAGCCAGTTGATGTTATCAACCAAAGAAATTCCAGTGTGACTCTTCAGATTTCATGGGATTTGAAGCGCTCCCACGCACATTCGCAGACCAACCTATAATTAGGAAACGCATTGGCATTACGAAGATAGTTTCCCAAAACAGGGACTAGCTGGGTGGTTGGCATATgcactcagacacagacagcagctgccTATCTGCTTTAAAATTCTGTTTTATAACAGGCcagggcttctttttttttttttttaccactaaCTTTAATTGGCTGCCACCTCATGTGAGCAACACTATATCAATAATTTATAATTCGCGTTTAattgcaaaatgaaaacaggtgTGTGCACTAACCTCTTGGGTTTTTGGTTGATAATTCCCATAACAACCAGTTTCATTGAAGGCCGCAGCCCACCCTTTATCTCTCCGTTATACTCCCCCTGTGAAACAATAGAGATGTTTATAGATCATACAGGATGAGGCCTAGCGCTAAACAAGACAGCACACTTTGTTTATCGTTGGAGGATGCAGCCCCTCATCACGCAGCCTGCTGCGGTGAGCTGCAACCTATGGCACCGATGGGAACAATAGCTTTACTGATCCACGTTTGAAACAATCAGTGACTCAGCTGGACAAACTATGCTTCAGTATTTTTAATCAGTGAGCCATCTCGAAGTCtaacattcaaaatgaaatcacagCCTACTTTTGCAGAAATGTTGCAATGCATGCCACGGAGCGAACAAAACGCAGCTACATACATGTTCTTTCTTGTCCTTTTCTTCCATTCCACTCAGGGCGTGATGCGGTGTGGAGGTTTCGAGCGGTGATGCCAACTGAGCACTGATCGACTCTGCCTCCAGCTGGCAAACCCCGCCTGTACTACGTTGTCATAGAGACAGGCTCCCAATTTGGCAGTGATGAAGGTGggagacggacagagagggagaggaggggaggggggggataTATTACTGAATAGAAACATGTCAATTAAATCCAAATCATTTGGACGAAAAGTTGGTTGAAGATCAGGTTGCGtcataaaatgttcttttcGGGGCTGATGTGAAGCTTCATCTCGACAGTCTGCTTctcatttgtaaataaaagtgATTGAAGTAAAGTACACTGTGTGCTTCCCCTCCACCTGATGCTGCCTTCACTGCTCACGTTTCTCCTCGTTCAACTGGTCCCTCAATATTACTC
This window harbors:
- the LOC139297267 gene encoding galectin-related protein B, encoding MEEKDKKEHGEYNGEIKGGLRPSMKLVVMGIINQKPKSIEVTLSSKPQEEDAEGDVGLQLKVNFMDKAVQRNARLAGKWGPAENTLSFFPFAPGESFKMEIVCEHQQFRILVDGQPLCGFSHRLSKLASLTALRVFGDLQLTKVA